The sequence GGACGCGCTGTTCACGGACGATCCGGATCGCGCAACGGAGCTGGCCAACGAGACTCGTCGTCGAGTCGCGGACATCGACGCGACCGCGCGCTCGATCGACGAACAGCTTCGCGATCTCGACCCGCGGCAAGCACAGCGGATCGGTCTGGTGGTCGACTCCCTCTCGCGGAGCGCGGACTACGGCGGCAACATCGCGGAGACGGCCTTACAGAAGGCGGCGCCGACGCCCAATCCGTGACCGATACCGTCGTCTTTATCCGACGAAACCCCGTTCGGCTATCCATGCGAGAGGGCTTTCCCGAGTACGTCGACGTCGACTATACCGACGGTGAAGGGCAGGAACCGGACGATTTCCCGGATCTCGAAGCAAAGATCGAGAAGGCCATCGACGTGACCCACCGCGGTCTCGAGGAGTACGAACGACCCGCCGTGATGTGGACCGGAGGGAAGGACTCCACCCTGACGTTGTACTTCGTCAACGAGGTCGCCCGCAAGTTCGACCTCGAGAAACCGCCCGCGGTCTTCATCGACCACTTCCAACACTTCGACGAGTTGATGGGGTTCGTCGAGCGCTGGGCAGACGAGTGGGCGCTCGAGGTCATCTACGCCCGTAACGAGGATGTGGGCAATTACGTGGACGAAAAGGACCTCGAACCGGGTGACGACATCCCCATCGACGCGCTGTCGGAGCACAACCAGCACCACGTGCGGAACATTCTCGAGTACGAGGAGGAGACGTTCCCCTTCCTCCTGGACACGTACGTCGGCAACCACCTCCTGAAGACCGTCGCGCTGAACGACGCCCTCGAGGAGTACGACATCGACGGCGTCATCTCCGGGGTTCGCTGGGACGAACAGGAAGCCAGGGCGGACGAGACGTTCTTCAGCCCGCGTCACGACCCGGACATCTATCCGCCGCACGACCGCATCCAGCCCATCCTTCAGTTCACCGAGCGCGACGTTTGGGACGTCTTCTGGCACTACGTCGTCCCGGAGACGGTCCCCGAGTTCCCCGACGAGGGCTACGTCCCCCAGAGCTACGACGACCTGCCGAACGGCCTCACGCACGAGGCCATCCCCATCTCGCCGAAGTACTTCGAGGGCTTCCGCTCGCTCGGCAGCGAGATCAGCACGGAGAAGGCCGACGAAGAACCGGCCTGGCTCCAGGACCTCGAGGACACCGTCGAGCGGGCTGGCCGTGCACAGGACAAAGAGGATCTGATGGAACGGCTCCGCGACCTGGGCTACATGTAAGGCCGGGACTGGGCCGACTCAGGCCCAGAGCTCGGTCGCGACCGCGTCGAGTCCGACGGACGCGAGCGTCTGGCGATACGGCCGACCGTTCTTCTCGTCCCAGCCATTGAGCCGATAGACCTCCCGATCTATTCAATCGAAAGATTGCAGTGACTCGGTCCCGGTTCGGTCAGTTCCAGGGGCCGAAGTCCGGGTCGACCTGTCGCTCCTGGCGGTCGATACCGTCGATGGTCTCGATATCGGCCTCGGTCAGTTCGAGGTCTCGACTCTCCCAGTTATCGCGGATATGGTCCTCGCCGGTCGCCTTCGGAATGGAGACGGCCCCCTTCTCGTGAAGCCACGCCAGACTGACCTGCGCCTCGCTCACGTCGTGTCTCCCGGCCACCCGCTGGATCGCCGGGACGTCGAAGACGGCACCCCGTGCGAGTGGTGAATAGGCGACCAGTTCGATGTCGTGTGCGGCGGCATACTCGCGGAGGGTCGATTGCTGGAGCAGGGGGTGCATCTCGACCTGATTCGCCGCGATGGGGGCATCGAGAATCGACCGGGCACGGTCCAGATGGCGCGGTTCGAAGTTGCTCACCCCGATGCGGTCGATCAGCCCCTCGTCGTGGAGGGCCTGGAACGCGGGGAGCGTCTCCGCGGGGTCGTAGGCTCCCGCCGGCCAGTGGACGTAGAGCAGATCGAGGTACTCGACGTCCAACTTCTCGAGGCTCTCGTGGGTCGATTCGATGACGTCGTCGTACGCGAGGTTGTCGATCCAGACCTTGGTGGCGAGGAAGACGTCGTCGCGGTCGACGTCAGCGGCAGCGATACCGCGCCCGACGTCGGCCTCGTTGCCGTAGGCCTGTGCGGTGTCGACGTGGCGATACCCCATTTCGACGGCCGTCTCGATCGCAGTCGCACAGGCCTGTGGGTCGGTGTTCTGCCAGGTGCCGATTCCGGGGGTGGGGACGGAACCACCCATCGCTGTCCGGGCTGCATCGCGAGTCATCGATATCGAAGTGTACCTCCGTGCGGAAAAGCGATTAGGGTCCCGGTCAGTACTTGGGGTCGGCGCCGCTGATCTCGTAGACGTCCTCGAGGACGGCGTCGCGTCGGTCTCGCCAGGCCTCGAATCCGGACGTATCGCTCGGGTAGTCGTCGTACACGGACTTCAGTTCGGTGGCTTTCTGGTGGACCCGGTAGAGACTGGCGAGTGTCCCCCAGTGACCGAAGGTGCCGACGAGCGTCTTGAGTCTCATCGACAGTCCCATCGACGACGTGCCTCCCTGTGCGAGAGCGTCGATGAGGGCCTGTCCGGGCATCGCCGTGATGATACTGGTCAGTTCGTCGACCTCCTGGCCCGTCGCCCAGATGTTGTAGGCGTCGATAGCCGCGAAGCGCTTGCCGAAGTCCTCCATGACTTTCTGGTTGTATCCCCAGAGGGCGTCCTCGCTCGCGTCGCCGGTCTCGACGGCGTCGATGGCCTCGAGAGCGGCCCAGTGGCCGGCCTTCGCCGCGCCCGGGATGCCGCCGCCCGTCGCCGGATTGACGTGGGCCGCCGCGTCGCCGACGGCCATGAAGCCGGGGGCGACCGCCGAATCGTACACCCGCCGGGTCGGGAGTGCCGCCCCACGTTTGTCGACGACCCGTGCGTTCTCGAACTCGGGCCGCTGCTCAAGGTCGTCTTTGAGCACGTCAACCAGGGCCATCGGTTCCTGGTCCATCTGGAAACCGAGCCCCGCGTTGATGGTGGTGGCGTCCCGGGGGAAGTACCAGAGGTAGCCCAGTTCTTCGGTCGGCATGAAGACGATGGCGTCCTCGTAGTCGACCGGTTCCTCGACTGCGATGATCTCCCTGTAGGCCGAGCAGTACTGCTCGAAATGAACGTTGGTGTCGAAGGTTGCCTCGTCGAGGTCGGCCTTGTCCTGCAGGATGGACAGGGCTCCGGCAGCGTCGATGACGACGTCGGCTTCGTAGGTCACGGGGTCACCGTTTCGCATCCCCGTCACTCCGGTCACCCGCCCGTCTCTTTGCAGGACGTCCTGGACGACCGTCTCGAAGTGGATGTCGGTACCGACGCGGTCGGCCTCCTCGATGAGGACCTCGCCGTACCGTTTCCGGTCGACGACGGCGCCCGGTTCCTCGAAGGGGATGTCGAGGACCTCGCCGTTCTGCGGGTTCTCGAAGCGGGCTTTGCGGACGTTCTCGTTCGTGAACGCTTCGTCGCGGAGGTACTCCCGGTCGATCACGTCGGGGAAGGTGCTCTTGCCCTTGATCGCATCGCCGCAGGCGATGTCGCCGGCGTCCTCCTCGGGTTTGCGTTCCAGCAGCACGACGTCGAGGCCGGCGTCGGCCACGGTCGCCGCGGCGAAGGCACCAGCCGTTCCCCCGCCGACGACGACCACGTCGTGGGATTCCGTGGTCATCTTGTACACCATATCGGGTACGCCACCAAAAAGGTCGCGGGACGATGTGCCCTCGTCCACGGAACACAATCCGGCAGGTCGAATTCCCCAGTTGACACGACGAAAAAATCAGCGGGACGCGACTCAGTAGAACTCGTCGACGAGGTCCTTGACGCCATCTGGCGGCGTCTCGTCGAGTCGGGACATATCACCGCTGACGTCGTGTGCCTGCGCGTAGGAGGGACGGTCCTCGTCCTCGTAGAGGACACCGATGTACTCCGCGTCCCGGTCCAGAATCTTCTCTTTGGCCTGGTCGTAGTCGGTTCGATCGAAGTCCTCGTCGTCCGCGAGGTCGACGATGGCGTCCTTGTAGTAGTCGTACGTGTCGACGTCGTTGAACGTCACACACGGGCTGAAGGTGTTGACCAGTGAGAACCCGTCGTGTTCCATGGCTTGTTCCAGGATCTCGACGTGGCGCCGGGCGTCCGAGGAAAAGGACTGGGCGATGAAGGTCCCGCCGGCCGCCAGGGCGAGAGCGAGCGGGTTGACCGGGGGTTGTTTCGGTCCCTCGGGTGTCGTCCCCGTCTCGAAGTCCTCGTGAGAGGTCGGCGACGCCTGGCCCTTGGTGAGCCCGTAGATGCGGTTGTCCATCACCACGTAGGTGACGTTGACGTTCCGACGGACCGCGTGGATGAAGTGGTTCGTCCCGATGGAGTACCCGTCCCCGTCACCGCCAGCGGCGATGACCTCGAGGTCCGGGTTCGCCAGTTTGACGCCGGTGGCGACCGGGAGGGCGCGACCGTGCACGCCGTGGAGTGCATACGCTCGCATGTACGTGCCGATCTTACCGGAACAGCCGATACCTGCGGCGACGAACGTATCCTTCGGCGGGGTGCCCTTGTTCGCGAGCGCCCGCATGATGCCGTTCATGGTGCCGAAGTCACCACAGCCCGGACACCAGGTCGGCTGTTCGTCTGATTTGAATTCGGTGAAGTTGACGTCGGTGCTCATGCTATCACTTCAGAGGGCTCCGAGAGGATATCTTTGATCTCCTCGGCGAGTTCGTCCGCCTTGAAGCGGACGCCGGTGTACTTGTTGATGCGGTCGACCCGCTCGAGAACGTCGTGTTCGACGATATCGGCGAACTGGCCGGTCGCGTTGGCCTCGGCGACGATGACCGTCTCCGCCTCCTGGACGGCCTCGGTGAGATCGGGACGGGGGTAGATGTACGGCACCGAGAGGTACCGGACCGAGATGTCGTCTTCGGCGAGGAAATCGAGGGCTTCGATCATGGCGCCCTCGGTCGACCCCCAGCCGATGACCAGTGTGTCGGCGTCCGGGTCACCGAACTCGCGGGGGCTGAAGTCCTCTCGCTCGCGGGCGGTCTCGACTTTGCGTTCGCGTTTGTCGACCTGTTCGACGCGGTCGTCGACGTCCTCTGTCCGCCGTCCGAGTTCGTTGTGTTCCAGGCCCGTGCTCATGTGGATGCCGCCTTCCGTCCCCGGAACGGTCCGCGGACTGATGCCGTCCTCGGTCGGAAGGTGGGGCTGGAAGCGGCCCTGGTCGTCCTGCCACTGTTCGACCTCGTCCTCGCGGACGAAGTTGCCGCGATCGATCTCGATGGCGTCGATGTCGAACTCGTCTGGGTCGACCGTCTGTTCGGTGACGGCCATCGCCAGATCGATGGACAGGTAGACCGGGATCTGATACTTCTCGGCGAGGTTGAACGCCTCGACGGTCTTGTGGAACGTGTCGGCGATGGTGGTCGGCGTGATGACGAAACGTGGAATCTCGCCGTGGCCACCGTAGAGCATCATGTTGAGGTCGCCCTGCTCCTGTTTGGTCGGCATCCCGGTGGAGGGGCCAGAGCGCATGACGTTGGCGATGACCA is a genomic window of Halanaeroarchaeum sp. HSR-CO containing:
- a CDS encoding 2-oxoacid:ferredoxin oxidoreductase subunit beta: MSTDVNFTEFKSDEQPTWCPGCGDFGTMNGIMRALANKGTPPKDTFVAAGIGCSGKIGTYMRAYALHGVHGRALPVATGVKLANPDLEVIAAGGDGDGYSIGTNHFIHAVRRNVNVTYVVMDNRIYGLTKGQASPTSHEDFETGTTPEGPKQPPVNPLALALAAGGTFIAQSFSSDARRHVEILEQAMEHDGFSLVNTFSPCVTFNDVDTYDYYKDAIVDLADDEDFDRTDYDQAKEKILDRDAEYIGVLYEDEDRPSYAQAHDVSGDMSRLDETPPDGVKDLVDEFY
- a CDS encoding phosphoadenosine phosphosulfate reductase family protein produces the protein MREGFPEYVDVDYTDGEGQEPDDFPDLEAKIEKAIDVTHRGLEEYERPAVMWTGGKDSTLTLYFVNEVARKFDLEKPPAVFIDHFQHFDELMGFVERWADEWALEVIYARNEDVGNYVDEKDLEPGDDIPIDALSEHNQHHVRNILEYEEETFPFLLDTYVGNHLLKTVALNDALEEYDIDGVISGVRWDEQEARADETFFSPRHDPDIYPPHDRIQPILQFTERDVWDVFWHYVVPETVPEFPDEGYVPQSYDDLPNGLTHEAIPISPKYFEGFRSLGSEISTEKADEEPAWLQDLEDTVERAGRAQDKEDLMERLRDLGYM
- a CDS encoding geranylgeranyl reductase family protein, with protein sequence MTTESHDVVVVGGGTAGAFAAATVADAGLDVVLLERKPEEDAGDIACGDAIKGKSTFPDVIDREYLRDEAFTNENVRKARFENPQNGEVLDIPFEEPGAVVDRKRYGEVLIEEADRVGTDIHFETVVQDVLQRDGRVTGVTGMRNGDPVTYEADVVIDAAGALSILQDKADLDEATFDTNVHFEQYCSAYREIIAVEEPVDYEDAIVFMPTEELGYLWYFPRDATTINAGLGFQMDQEPMALVDVLKDDLEQRPEFENARVVDKRGAALPTRRVYDSAVAPGFMAVGDAAAHVNPATGGGIPGAAKAGHWAALEAIDAVETGDASEDALWGYNQKVMEDFGKRFAAIDAYNIWATGQEVDELTSIITAMPGQALIDALAQGGTSSMGLSMRLKTLVGTFGHWGTLASLYRVHQKATELKSVYDDYPSDTSGFEAWRDRRDAVLEDVYEISGADPKY
- a CDS encoding 2-oxoacid:acceptor oxidoreductase subunit alpha, with protein sequence MHEDLNWAIGGEAGDGIDSTGKIFARALARSGRHVFTSKDFASRIRGGYTAYKLRTSVDEVQSVVDRLDILIALTERTVEENLDELHDDSVIIYDGEQAGMSNFEAPEGMTGLSVPLSDLAEEAGGAIMRNVVALGAVCEVAGFDVEFLDEALEKRFGDKGSSIVENNKKAARLGAEFVAEEFEETFPYDLETTDNDYLLLNGDEAIGLGAIAGGCRFYAGYPITPATNVMEYLVGRIEKFGGHVVQAEDELAAVNMALGGARAGARSMTATSGPGIDLMSEAFGLVAQSETPLVIANVMRSGPSTGMPTKQEQGDLNMMLYGGHGEIPRFVITPTTIADTFHKTVEAFNLAEKYQIPVYLSIDLAMAVTEQTVDPDEFDIDAIEIDRGNFVREDEVEQWQDDQGRFQPHLPTEDGISPRTVPGTEGGIHMSTGLEHNELGRRTEDVDDRVEQVDKRERKVETAREREDFSPREFGDPDADTLVIGWGSTEGAMIEALDFLAEDDISVRYLSVPYIYPRPDLTEAVQEAETVIVAEANATGQFADIVEHDVLERVDRINKYTGVRFKADELAEEIKDILSEPSEVIA
- a CDS encoding aldo/keto reductase, producing MTRDAARTAMGGSVPTPGIGTWQNTDPQACATAIETAVEMGYRHVDTAQAYGNEADVGRGIAAADVDRDDVFLATKVWIDNLAYDDVIESTHESLEKLDVEYLDLLYVHWPAGAYDPAETLPAFQALHDEGLIDRIGVSNFEPRHLDRARSILDAPIAANQVEMHPLLQQSTLREYAAAHDIELVAYSPLARGAVFDVPAIQRVAGRHDVSEAQVSLAWLHEKGAVSIPKATGEDHIRDNWESRDLELTEADIETIDGIDRQERQVDPDFGPWN